A single genomic interval of Spinacia oleracea cultivar Varoflay chromosome 6, BTI_SOV_V1, whole genome shotgun sequence harbors:
- the LOC110794773 gene encoding protein LEAD-SENSITIVE 1, translating to MGLLSNRIDRNSLKPGDHIYSWRTAYIYAHHGIFVGDNKVIHFTRRGQEVGTGTVLDVLLVSSGPTRSHVPCPTCIPPEEGHGVVSSCLDCFLSGGILYRFEYDVKAALFVAKLRGGTCTLAVSDPDETVVHRAKYLVDNGFGFYNVFKNNCEDFTIYCKTGLVVIDQVTMGQSGQAVSLIGGPLAAVLSSPLRFLTTSPYGMAAMAVGVYCTSRVAADIGMRKDVMKLEVEDLTRRLALGAYQVLTPDLPAPLVS from the exons ATGGGTTTGCTTTCTAACag GATTGATCGAAACAGCCTTAAACCCGGGGATCACATCTACTCTTGGAGGACCGCTTATATCTATGCCCATCATG GTATTTTTGTTGGGGACAATAAAGTGATCCACTTCACTAGGCGTGGTCAGGAAGTAGGAACGGGGACTGTTTTGGATGTTCTGTTAGTAAGCTCGGGACCTACTCGATCGCATGTACCATGTCCTACTTGCATTCCTCCTGAAGAAGGCCATGGGGTTGTCTCCTCGTGTCTAGATTGTTTCCTTTCAGGTGGCATCTTATATAGGTTTGAATATGATGTCAAAGCCGCCCTTTTTGTTGCAAAATTGCGTGGTGGGACATGCACTCTCGCTGTATCAGATCCCGATGAAACTGTAGTCCACCGAGCAAAGTACCTTGTCGACAATGGGTTTGGGTTCTACAATGTGTTCAAGAACAACTGTGAGGATTTTACTATATACTGCAAAACAGGGCTAGTAGTAATTGACCAAGTGACAATGGGTCAAAGTGGGCAAGCAGTATCGCTGATTGGGGGCCCACTAGCTGCTGTTCTTTCTTCACCTTTGCGATTTTTAACCACCAGTCCGTATGGGATGGCTGCAATGGCTGTTGGTGTATACTGCACAAGCAGAGTTGCAGCTGATATTGGTATGAGGAAGGATGTCATGAAGTTGGAGGTTGAGGATCTAACAAGGCGGTTAGCTTTGGGTGCGTATCAGGTACTCACCCCCGATCTTCCAGCCCCGCTTGTCAGCTGA